The DNA segment AGCGACTCCCAGCCGGCGGTCGCCGCATCGGGCAGGTCGAGGACCTCTCCCACGTGCCGTGCGCCGGGTCGGAGTCCCTGCGGCGAGCCCGTGGCCAGGATCACCGCCCAACCGTCGCGCGCAGCCGCCAGGGCCGCAGCGGCGGCGGTGCGTCCGGCGCCGATGACGACGAGGTCGAGCGAAGGGGCGGCGGCGGCGGTCACGGTTCCTCCGGGGGGTCGGGACATTGCGAGGCCCCGTCATGATCGCCGCACAAGCGGCCAAATGCCACCGCATTCCCCCACTTTGCCCACCGCGCGCCACATTGACGCTCCGGGGGTCAACTCTTATTATGGGACGGACATTTCCGCATTCCCAACCGCGCACAGCCCGTCCAATGGAGGAACCATGAAGATTGCCGTGTGTGTGAAGCAGGTTCCCGACTCGGAGACCCGGATCAACCTCGCCGCGCCCGCCGCGACGCTGGACGAATCCGGCTTCACCCGGGTCCTGAACCCCTACGACGCCTTCGCCGTCGAAGAAGCCGTGAAGATCAAGGAAGCCGGCGGCGAGGTCGAAGTGACGGCCATCACCGTGGGCAGCGACGCGGTCAAGGAGACCCTGAAGAAGGACTGCCTGGCCGTCGGCTGCGACAAGGCCGTGATCATCGGCGACGAGGCCCTGCGGGGTGCCGACGAGATGGCCGTCGCCACGGCCATGGCCGCGGTGATCAAGCGCGACGGATTCGACCTGGTGCTGACCGGCATCAAGGCCATCGACGACGACAGCGGCCAGCTCGGCGTGCTGCTGGCCGAGATGCTGGGCATGGCCCATGTCTCGACCATCACCAAGCTCGCCCTGGGTGACGGCACCCTCACCGCCGAACGCGAGATCGAGGGCGGCAAGGAAGTCGTCGAGGCCTCGCTGCCCGCGGTGCTCACCTGCCAGAAGGGCCTGAACGAGCCTCGCCTGCCGAGCCTGCCCAACATCATGAAGGCCGGCATGAAGCCCATGGAGAGCGTCACCTGTGCCGACCTGGGCATCGAGGTGCCCGCGAGCCTGGTCACGGTCAAGCAGTACGCGCCCCCGGCGCCGCGTGGCGCCTGCAAGTTCATCAGCCCGGACGACCCCGCCGCCGCGGCCCGCGAACTCGCGCGCCTGCTGCACGAAGAAGCCAAAGTCATCTGACCCGAGGGAAGGAGAATAGCATGCCGAACATCGCAGTCTTCATCGAGCAGCGCGACGGCGCCCTCAAGAAGGTGGCCTGGCAGATGCTCAGCGAGGCCCGCCGCGTAGCCGACGTCGCCGGTGGCGAGGTCTGGGGCGTGTACCTGGGCCCCAATGCCGACGCGGCCGCCGCCGAGGCCGGCAAGTACGGGGCCGACAAGGTCTTCGCCGCCGCGGACGACGCCTTCACCGTCTACAACAGCGAACTCTGGGGCACGGCCCTGGCCAGCTTCGTCAAGGCGAAGTCGCCGGACGTCCTGCTGGTCGGCTCGACGGCCATGGGCAAGGACCTCGGTCCGAAGACCGCCGCCAAGCTGGGCTGCGCGTGCGTCAGCGACGCCGTCGGCCTCAAGCACGACGGCGCGTGGGAAGTGCGCCGTCCGGTCTTCGCCGGCAAGTGCTTCACCGATGTGACGTGGAGCGGCGCCACCGCCGTGGTGGGCATCCGCCCCAACGCCTTCGTGGTGGCCGAGAAGGGCGGCAGCGCCGCGGTCGAGACGTTCGACGCCGGCCTCGGCGGCGTGACGCCCAAGGCCACGGTCAAGAGCGTCGAGGCCAGCACCGGCGGCAAGGTCACCCTGACCGAGGCCGAGATCGTCGTCTCCGGCGGGCGCGGCATCAAGGGTCCGGAGAACTACCCGCTCATCGAGAAGCTGGCCGACGCCTTCGGTGCCGCCGCCGGCGCCAGCCGCGCCATCGTCGATGCGGGCTGGGTCGACTACTCCCACCAGGTGGGCCAGACGGGCAAGACCGTCGGACCGAACCTCTATGTCGCGTGCGGCATCAGCGGGGCGATCCAGCACCTGGCGGGCATGAGCAGCAGCAAGTGCATCGTCGCGATCAACAAGGACGAGGCGGCCCCGATCTTCAAGGCCGCCGACTACGGCATCGTCGCCGACCTGTTCGACGTGGTGCCGGTCCTGACCGACGAGGTCGGCAAGATCCGCGGCTAGTCGCCTCCGGATGTGCTATTATTGCTGAAGGTTGACCGCGAACTGCCCCGGCTTGTCCGGGGCAGTTCCTGCTCCCGAGAACCCCGCGTCCCGCCGTGCGGAGAGCGTCCATGCCCCGATCCTCCCAACGCATCCTCCAGGCGACCTGGAACTGGCGCGATCCCGCCGCGGACGGCGCCGGACGCCCCGCGCTCGGGCGGGCGGCGCTGATCCAGGCCACGGTCATGCTGGCCGTGGCCGCCCTGCTGCGCTTCGCCCTGGGCCACGCCGTGGCCGCGAGCGTCGTCGCCGTCCTGGCCGGCGTGGTGGCCGGGCTGGGCCTGGCCCTGCCGGGAGTCTACCGGCACGTGCACCGCTTCGGCCAATCCCTCGGCCGCGGCGTGGGCGCCCTGCTGGCCTGGTTGCTCCTCGTGCCGTTCTTCTACCTTTTCGTGACCCCGGTGGCGGCGTGGCTGCGCTGGCGCGGCCACGACCCGCTGCACCGGCGCCGCCGCGATCCCGGCCTGACCTACTGGATTCCCCGCGGGCCCCAGCGGCCCGATGAGAACATCGCGCGCCAGTTCCTGCGCGAGGATCGCGGCGCCCGGGCCGTCGCGCGCCCCGTAGGCAGCCGACCGGAACGCGGCGACGCCGGCGGGGAGAATCGCCCATGAACATTCTCGGCATCAGCGCCTTCTATCACGACTCGGCCGCCTGCCTGGTGCAGGACGGGCACATCGTGGCCGCCGCCCAGGAGGAGCGATTCACGCGCCGCAAGCACGACGCCGGTTTTCCCCACCACGCGGTGCGCTACTGCCTGGCCGAGGGGGGCGTCGACCGTGACCAGGTCGACGTCGTCGTGTTCTACGACAAGCCCCTGACCAAGTTCGGCCGCCTGGCCAAGACCTGGTTCGCCACCGCGCCCCACGGCCTGCGGCCCTTCCTCATGGCCCTGCCGGTCTGGCTGCGGGAGAAGCTCTGGATCCCGGCGGACATCGAAGCCGCCCTGGCCGCGGCGGGCGCCGGCCGGCCCGGGGCCATGTATTTCTGCGAGCACCACCAGTCGCACGCGGCCAGCGCCTTCTTTCCGAGCCCCTACCGCTCGGCCGCCGTGCTGACCATGGACGGCGTCGGCGAGTGGGCCACGACGAGCATCTGCCACGGCCGCGACAACCGTCTGGACGTGCTCGAAGAGCTCCATTTCCCCCACTCCCTGGGCCTGCTCTACTCGGCCTTCACCTACTTCACCGGCTTCCGCGTGAACTCGGGCGAGTACAAGCTCATGGGCCTCGCGCCCTACGGCGAACCGGTGTATGCCGACACGATCCGCGAGCACCTCGTCGACCTGCGGGCCGACGGTTCCTTCGCCCTGAACATGGACTACTTCGGCTTCCACGACGACCTGCGCATGACCAACGACCGCTTCGCCGCCCTGTTCGGCGGTCCGGCCCGCGAGCCCGAGACGGCCATGACCCGCCGCGAGATGGATCTGGCCCGTTCGGTGCAGGAGGTGACCGAGGAGATCGTGCTGCGCCAGGTGGCCCACGCCCATGCCGTCACCGGGGAGCGCAACCTCTGCCTGGCCGGCGGCGTGGCCCTGAACTGCGTGGCCAACGGCCGCATCATCCGCGAGGGCCCCTTCGAGAACGTGTGGATCCAGCCGGCCGCCGGCGATGCGGGCGGCGCCCTCGGCGCGGCCCTGCACGTGTGGCACCAGGTGCAGGACAACCCGCGTGCGCCGGACGGCGGACGCGACACCATGCGCGGCGCCTACCTCGGCCCGGAGTTCCCGGACGACGAGATCGCCGCCTGGCTCGACGCCCGCGGCTACCCCTACGAGACGTTGGACGACCAGGATCTGCCCGGGCGGGTCGCCGGGCTCATCGACGCGCAGAACGTCGTCGGCCTCTTCCAGGGCCGCATGGAGTTCGGACCGCGCGCCCTGGGCAACCGTTCCATCGTCGGCGATGCGCGCTCGCCGCGGATGCAGTCGGTGCTGAACCTCAAGATCAAGTACCGCGAGAGCTTCCGGCCCTTCGCGCCGTCCTGCCTCGAGGAGCGGATCGGCGAGTACTTCGACATCGACCGCCCTTCGCCGTACATGCTCCTGGTCGCCCAGGTGCGACCCGAGCGTTGCCTGGAGACGTCGCGGGAGCATGCCGACGACGACCTCTACGCGTGGGTCAACGAACCGCGCTCCGACGTGCCCGCCATCACGCACGTGGACTACTCGGCGCGCATCCAGTCGGTCGACCGCACGACCAATCCGCGCTACCACGCGATCATCGACGCCTTCCGCGAACGGACGGGCTACGGCATCATCATCAACACCAGCTTCAACGTGCGGGGCGAGCCCATCGTGGGCACGCCCGAGGACGCCTACCGCTGCTTCATGCGCACCGAGATGGACTGGCTCGTCCTGGGCACCCATCTGCTCGCCAAGACCGCCCAGCCCCGCCTCGCCGAGAAGGCCGAGGCCTGGCAGGAGGAATTCCCCCTCGACTGAGGGGCGGAAAGGGAATCGGACATGAACCGGCTCAGCTACATCGGACGCTTCTTCGGCGAGCTCTTCGCCTTCGCCCGGCAGAACAAGGCCTGGTGGATCGTGCCGATGGTCATCGTGTTGCTCGTTCTCGGGTCGCTGATCTTCACGGGGCAGGCCGTCGCGCCGTTCATCTACACCCTGTTCTAGTCACCGCCCCGCCGCATCGGAAACGCGAAGGGGAGAGGCCGCCGGCCTCTCCCCTCGTCGTTGCAGTCCGGCCCGCATCCTAGAGCGCGCCGAGCAGGTCTTCCTTGAGCCCCTTGTCCGCCGGCTTGCTGCCGAACCACACGGTCCAGAGGGCCCGCGTGAAGGCGAAGTTGGCGATGACGCCCTTGTCCTCGCCATTCAGGTTCGTCGTCAGGCCGGTGCCGGGCAGGTAGGTGAAGATGATGACGTCACCCTCCTGGGCGTCGCGGGTGAAGTAGCCCTGGAAGGTCTCCATGTCGGCGTCGAAGGCGCTGGTGTCGTCGTAGTTCTTCTCGATCACGCCGACGAGGGCGTCGATGAGCTTCTCGCGGCTGAAGCTCCGGCGCAGGTCCATGCGGATCTGCTTGGGCGCGTCCAGATCGACCAGCTCGGTGCCCGCGTTGGCACCCAGGCTGGCCGCGTCGCTCACGTACGACACGATGGTGTAGACGTCCACCTTCAGGAAGGTCTTCTCACGGAGGCCCACGCCGGTCGCCTTGAGCCCGTAGCTGGTGTCGCCGGCGGTCAGGGTGATCGTGTCGGGGTACTCGGTCTCGGTGTCGGGTTCGACGATGGCGAGCGCAGCGGGCGCCACGACGAGCAGAACCAGGGCGACGAGCCCGAACCTTCCGAACAATCTGGCCATGTTGGACTCTCCTGCGTTGGGGTTGACGGCAATCGGGCTCCGCGGAGCCGCACCGGCGAGACTACCCTGCCGCGCGTTCCGGGACAAGGAAAAGCCGGCGCCCGCCCCCATGGGGTCCGGGCGCCGGAATTCCCGCCGGTGCGGCCGGATCGCGTCAGCGATCCAGCTTGCCGTCCCGGCCGGTGGGCGGATGGATCTGCAGGTTCCCGTTGTCGATGTACCCGAAGACCTCGTACATGACGGCCGACGCATCGGTCGGGCCGGCATGGATCCGGATCCGGTAGAAATCCGGGCAGTCGCAGTCGGCGAGCTCGGTGCCCCCGTTGCGGCCGAAGCCCAGGGGATCGCAGCCGCCGGGGTTGTCGTGGCCGCCCGGCTCACCCAGGTCGTCCACGTTCACCTCGAACCAGTGCAGGCTCGAGCCCACGGTCACGTTGTCGGCGATCGACGCCGGCGAGCCCTTCATGTTCTTGAAAGTGCCCACGCCCGCGAAGTCGATCTGCTTGGCCGGGGCCGGACGCGCCTGCACGCACCAGCCCGGATCCATGCATTCGATCCAGTCGATCTCGGTGCCTGCCGGGGCGCTCGGCGTGCCCGCATGGAAGACGAAGGAACCGGCCGGGCCATCCTTCTGGTGGTGGGTCCAGTTGCCCCAGGGCTGCGGTTGCGACGCCAGCGGCGCGCCGGCCTGGCCGCCGAAGGTGTAGCTGTTGCCCTCGAAGGTGCTGTTGCCACCGCCGGTCATCCGGCAGCCGTCGCTTCCGGATTCGGGCTGGTAGATGCCCGCGTCCCACGACAGGTCGGTCTCACCCGGCGTCAGGACCGTGCAGACCGTTTCGCCGGTCGCGGTGTCGGCATCGCTGTCGGCCTCCGCATCCGGTCCCTGGTCCCGCAGGGTGAACTCGAAACCGTCGGGGCGCACGAAGCGGACGTTGTAGCTGCCCGGAGCGAGGTTGCCGAACAGGTAGTAGCCGTCGGCGTCGGTCGTGGTCTCGGCCAGGACCTGGCCGGCGCAGTCCAGCAGCTGGACCGTCACGCCGGGCACGCCGGGCTCATCCTGGTCCTGGATCCCGTTCATGTCGTTGTCCAGCCAGACCCGGTCGCCGAGGGCGGCCGGCTCGGGCGGCGTCCTGGGCACGGACAGGCCGCTGGCCAGCCAGCCGAGGCTGGCGCCGAGGGGCTCGTAGCTCTCGGTCGAGAACAGTTCCACGGTCAGGGAGGTGTCGCCGGCCGGGACGTTCACGTCCAGCAGGATCGAATCCCAGTTGGGCAGGTCGACGGCGCCGAGGACGTCGGTGAAGACCTGGTCGCCCTCGCTCGTCGTGACCTTGACCTCGTTGGGACGGCCGTCGCCGACGCTGCCGGCGATGACGAGCAGCTGGGCGGTGCGGGCCGTCGGCTCGGCGCCGAAGGTGAACGTCTGCGGCACGGTGCCGTCCAGGGTCGGGGCGAACTGGAAGAAGGCCAGATCCAGACCATCGACCAGACCGAGATCGGCGGTGGCGCCGTCGTCGTAGATCACGACGATGCTCACGCCGTTGTTCTCGTCGACGGTGCCGCCGGTCGTGTCGAAGTCGAAATCGGTCACCGCGACGGTGTTCGCACCGGGC comes from the bacterium genome and includes:
- a CDS encoding electron transfer flavoprotein subunit beta/FixA family protein codes for the protein MKIAVCVKQVPDSETRINLAAPAATLDESGFTRVLNPYDAFAVEEAVKIKEAGGEVEVTAITVGSDAVKETLKKDCLAVGCDKAVIIGDEALRGADEMAVATAMAAVIKRDGFDLVLTGIKAIDDDSGQLGVLLAEMLGMAHVSTITKLALGDGTLTAEREIEGGKEVVEASLPAVLTCQKGLNEPRLPSLPNIMKAGMKPMESVTCADLGIEVPASLVTVKQYAPPAPRGACKFISPDDPAAAARELARLLHEEAKVI
- a CDS encoding electron transfer flavoprotein subunit alpha/FixB family protein; translated protein: MPNIAVFIEQRDGALKKVAWQMLSEARRVADVAGGEVWGVYLGPNADAAAAEAGKYGADKVFAAADDAFTVYNSELWGTALASFVKAKSPDVLLVGSTAMGKDLGPKTAAKLGCACVSDAVGLKHDGAWEVRRPVFAGKCFTDVTWSGATAVVGIRPNAFVVAEKGGSAAVETFDAGLGGVTPKATVKSVEASTGGKVTLTEAEIVVSGGRGIKGPENYPLIEKLADAFGAAAGASRAIVDAGWVDYSHQVGQTGKTVGPNLYVACGISGAIQHLAGMSSSKCIVAINKDEAAPIFKAADYGIVADLFDVVPVLTDEVGKIRG
- a CDS encoding carbamoyltransferase gives rise to the protein MNILGISAFYHDSAACLVQDGHIVAAAQEERFTRRKHDAGFPHHAVRYCLAEGGVDRDQVDVVVFYDKPLTKFGRLAKTWFATAPHGLRPFLMALPVWLREKLWIPADIEAALAAAGAGRPGAMYFCEHHQSHAASAFFPSPYRSAAVLTMDGVGEWATTSICHGRDNRLDVLEELHFPHSLGLLYSAFTYFTGFRVNSGEYKLMGLAPYGEPVYADTIREHLVDLRADGSFALNMDYFGFHDDLRMTNDRFAALFGGPAREPETAMTRREMDLARSVQEVTEEIVLRQVAHAHAVTGERNLCLAGGVALNCVANGRIIREGPFENVWIQPAAGDAGGALGAALHVWHQVQDNPRAPDGGRDTMRGAYLGPEFPDDEIAAWLDARGYPYETLDDQDLPGRVAGLIDAQNVVGLFQGRMEFGPRALGNRSIVGDARSPRMQSVLNLKIKYRESFRPFAPSCLEERIGEYFDIDRPSPYMLLVAQVRPERCLETSREHADDDLYAWVNEPRSDVPAITHVDYSARIQSVDRTTNPRYHAIIDAFRERTGYGIIINTSFNVRGEPIVGTPEDAYRCFMRTEMDWLVLGTHLLAKTAQPRLAEKAEAWQEEFPLD
- a CDS encoding chalcone isomerase family protein is translated as MARLFGRFGLVALVLLVVAPAALAIVEPDTETEYPDTITLTAGDTSYGLKATGVGLREKTFLKVDVYTIVSYVSDAASLGANAGTELVDLDAPKQIRMDLRRSFSREKLIDALVGVIEKNYDDTSAFDADMETFQGYFTRDAQEGDVIIFTYLPGTGLTTNLNGEDKGVIANFAFTRALWTVWFGSKPADKGLKEDLLGAL
- a CDS encoding carboxypeptidase regulatory-like domain-containing protein, which produces MKLMRILTMGLAIAAIATGCSRQEPSVAPQADDALVYHLNLDKNGTETLGTPSIAIADGSGFAEGGVGMVDTDSGSLEIMVPMGATINQVLAYWAGGTTGAPGDDNITLDGNAVAGDLIGGPTLFYSTDTADYHFSAYRADITELGLIEPGANTVAVTDFDFDTTGGTVDENNGVSIVVIYDDGATADLGLVDGLDLAFFQFAPTLDGTVPQTFTFGAEPTARTAQLLVIAGSVGDGRPNEVKVTTSEGDQVFTDVLGAVDLPNWDSILLDVNVPAGDTSLTVELFSTESYEPLGASLGWLASGLSVPRTPPEPAALGDRVWLDNDMNGIQDQDEPGVPGVTVQLLDCAGQVLAETTTDADGYYLFGNLAPGSYNVRFVRPDGFEFTLRDQGPDAEADSDADTATGETVCTVLTPGETDLSWDAGIYQPESGSDGCRMTGGGNSTFEGNSYTFGGQAGAPLASQPQPWGNWTHHQKDGPAGSFVFHAGTPSAPAGTEIDWIECMDPGWCVQARPAPAKQIDFAGVGTFKNMKGSPASIADNVTVGSSLHWFEVNVDDLGEPGGHDNPGGCDPLGFGRNGGTELADCDCPDFYRIRIHAGPTDASAVMYEVFGYIDNGNLQIHPPTGRDGKLDR